In one window of Lacticaseibacillus casei DSM 20011 = JCM 1134 = ATCC 393 DNA:
- a CDS encoding DNA-directed RNA polymerase subunit beta has product MAGHLVNYGKHRTRRSYARIKEVLDLPNLIEIQTNSYQWFLDEGLKEMFDDIMPIDDFQGKLSLEFVGYQLLEPKYTVEEARQHDANYSAPLHVTLRLTNHETGEIKSQDVFFGDFPLMTKQGTFIINGAERVIVSQLVRSPGVYFHSETDKNSRVTYGTTVIPNRGAWLEYETDAKNIAYVRIDRTRKIPLTELVRALGFGSDQDIINMFGDNDSLMLTLEKDVHKNTDDSRTDEALKDIYERLRPGEPKTADSSRSLLYARFFDPKRYDLASVGRYKVNKKLSLKTRLLNQVLAETLADPDTGEVIAQKGTKVDRQVMDKLGAYLDRDDFKTVTYQPSDQGVVTDPIVLQSIKVYSQVTPDKEINLIGNGHIGKKVKHIVPADVLASMNYFLNLQEGLGSVDDIDHLGNRRIRSVGELLQNQFRIGLSRMERVVRERMSIQDTATVTPQQLINIRPVVASIKEFFGSSQLSQFMDQTNPLGELTHKRRLSALGPGGLTRDRAGYEVRDVHYTHYGRMCPIETPEGPNIGLINSLASYAVVNPYGFIETPYRRVSWDTHKVTDKIDYLTADEEDNYIVAQANSPLNDDGSFVDDTVLARHKDNNIEISPDKVDYMDVSPKQVVAVATACIPFLENDDSNRALMGANMQRQAVPLINPHAPLVGTGMEYKAAHDSGTAVLATNAGTVEYVDAKQIRVRREDGALDSYNLMKFKRSNAGKNYNQRPIVTIGDHVDVDEIIADGPAMQNGELALGQNPIIAFMTWNMYNYEDAIVLSERLVKDDVYTSIHIEEYESEARDTKLGPEEVTREIPNVGEEALKDLDEFGVVRVGAEVRDGDILVGKVTPKGVTELSAEERLLHAIFGEKAREVRDTSLRVPHGGGGIIQDVKIFTREAGDELSPGVNMMVRVYITQKRKIQVGDKMAGRHGNKGTVSVVVPEEDMPYLPDGTPVDICLSPMGVPSRMNIGQVLELHLGMAARNLGIHVATPVFDGANDKDLWSTVKEAGMASDGKSVLYDGRTGEPFENRVSVGVMYYMKLSHMVDDKIHARSIGPYSLVTQQPLGGKAQFGGQRFGEMEVWALEAYGAAYTLQEILTYKSDDVVGRVKTYEAIVKGEPIPKPGVPESFRVLVKELQALGLDMKVLGADKKEIELRDMDDDEDDVVSVDALAKFAAQQEEKKAHEAAAQASDAKPADNSTDDKK; this is encoded by the coding sequence TTGGCAGGACACTTAGTGAATTATGGTAAGCACCGGACACGCCGGTCTTATGCCCGGATCAAGGAAGTTTTGGATCTTCCTAATCTGATCGAGATCCAAACGAATTCTTACCAATGGTTCCTCGATGAAGGTCTTAAAGAAATGTTCGACGATATTATGCCGATCGATGACTTTCAAGGGAAACTGTCACTGGAATTTGTCGGCTATCAACTGCTGGAACCGAAATATACTGTCGAGGAAGCACGCCAACACGATGCAAACTACTCTGCACCTTTGCATGTAACCTTACGTTTAACGAATCATGAAACCGGTGAAATCAAGAGCCAGGATGTTTTCTTTGGCGATTTTCCACTGATGACCAAACAAGGGACTTTCATCATCAACGGGGCGGAACGGGTTATTGTTTCCCAGCTGGTTCGTTCACCTGGTGTTTATTTCCATAGCGAAACCGATAAGAACTCACGGGTTACCTATGGCACAACTGTCATCCCTAACCGTGGTGCTTGGTTGGAATATGAAACAGACGCCAAGAATATTGCTTATGTCCGGATCGACCGGACGCGGAAGATCCCGTTGACTGAACTGGTTCGTGCTTTGGGCTTCGGGTCTGATCAAGATATTATCAACATGTTCGGCGATAACGATTCGCTGATGCTCACACTTGAAAAAGATGTGCATAAGAACACAGATGACTCCCGTACCGATGAAGCCTTGAAGGATATTTATGAACGCCTACGCCCAGGCGAACCTAAAACCGCTGATTCGTCACGGTCACTTTTGTATGCGCGCTTCTTTGATCCGAAGCGCTACGATTTGGCTTCAGTTGGCCGCTATAAGGTTAACAAGAAGTTGAGCTTGAAGACGCGCCTGTTGAATCAGGTTTTGGCTGAAACGTTGGCTGATCCGGATACCGGTGAAGTTATTGCCCAAAAGGGAACCAAAGTTGACCGTCAAGTGATGGACAAATTAGGGGCTTATTTGGATCGCGATGATTTTAAGACCGTGACCTACCAGCCTTCCGATCAAGGCGTTGTGACGGATCCGATTGTGCTGCAAAGCATTAAGGTCTACTCACAAGTAACGCCGGATAAAGAAATCAATTTAATCGGCAACGGCCACATTGGCAAGAAAGTTAAGCATATTGTTCCGGCTGATGTTTTGGCATCCATGAACTATTTCCTTAACTTGCAAGAAGGCCTTGGCTCAGTCGATGATATCGATCACTTGGGCAATCGTCGGATTCGTTCCGTCGGTGAATTGCTGCAAAACCAGTTCCGGATCGGGCTTTCCCGGATGGAACGGGTTGTGCGTGAGCGGATGTCGATTCAAGATACTGCCACCGTGACGCCGCAACAATTGATCAATATTCGTCCGGTTGTTGCTTCGATCAAGGAATTCTTTGGCAGTTCCCAGCTGTCACAGTTCATGGATCAGACCAACCCGCTTGGCGAATTAACCCACAAGCGTCGTCTTTCTGCCCTTGGACCCGGTGGCTTGACGCGTGATCGTGCGGGTTATGAAGTTCGAGATGTTCATTACACCCATTATGGCCGGATGTGTCCGATTGAAACACCTGAAGGCCCGAACATCGGGTTGATTAACAGCTTGGCTTCTTATGCGGTGGTTAATCCTTATGGCTTCATCGAAACCCCGTATCGCCGTGTTTCTTGGGATACGCATAAGGTTACCGATAAGATTGACTATCTGACCGCCGATGAAGAAGATAACTACATCGTTGCGCAGGCAAACTCGCCATTGAACGATGATGGTTCTTTCGTTGACGATACCGTTTTGGCGCGTCACAAAGACAACAACATTGAAATTTCTCCGGACAAAGTTGACTACATGGACGTTTCGCCTAAGCAGGTTGTTGCGGTTGCGACGGCATGCATTCCATTCTTGGAAAACGATGACTCCAACCGTGCCTTGATGGGTGCGAACATGCAGCGTCAGGCGGTGCCATTGATCAATCCGCATGCCCCACTTGTTGGGACCGGGATGGAATATAAGGCGGCGCATGACTCCGGGACAGCAGTTCTGGCTACAAATGCCGGGACAGTTGAATATGTTGACGCTAAGCAAATCCGGGTTCGCCGTGAAGACGGTGCCTTGGATTCCTACAACTTGATGAAATTCAAGCGTAGTAACGCCGGCAAGAACTACAACCAGCGGCCGATTGTCACGATTGGCGATCACGTTGATGTTGATGAAATCATCGCTGATGGGCCAGCCATGCAAAACGGCGAACTGGCATTGGGTCAAAACCCAATTATCGCCTTCATGACTTGGAACATGTACAACTACGAAGACGCGATTGTGCTGTCTGAACGGTTGGTTAAAGACGATGTTTACACGTCCATTCATATTGAAGAATATGAATCCGAAGCACGTGATACCAAACTTGGGCCTGAAGAAGTGACTCGTGAAATTCCAAACGTCGGTGAAGAAGCCCTCAAGGATCTTGACGAGTTCGGTGTTGTTCGTGTCGGCGCCGAGGTTCGTGATGGCGACATTTTGGTCGGCAAGGTGACACCTAAAGGGGTTACCGAGCTGTCTGCTGAAGAGCGATTGTTACACGCTATTTTCGGTGAAAAGGCTCGTGAAGTCCGCGACACTTCATTGCGGGTACCTCATGGCGGCGGCGGGATCATTCAGGACGTCAAGATCTTCACTCGTGAAGCGGGCGATGAATTGTCTCCTGGTGTCAACATGATGGTTCGTGTCTACATCACCCAGAAGCGGAAGATTCAGGTCGGCGATAAGATGGCCGGTCGTCATGGGAACAAAGGGACGGTTTCCGTCGTGGTTCCTGAAGAAGACATGCCATACTTGCCAGACGGGACACCGGTTGACATCTGCCTATCGCCAATGGGTGTGCCAAGTCGTATGAACATTGGCCAGGTGCTTGAACTGCATCTGGGCATGGCCGCACGTAACTTGGGTATTCACGTGGCAACCCCTGTTTTCGATGGTGCCAACGATAAAGATCTGTGGTCAACCGTTAAGGAAGCCGGCATGGCCTCCGATGGTAAGTCAGTTCTGTATGATGGCCGTACCGGTGAACCATTTGAAAACCGGGTATCTGTAGGGGTTATGTACTACATGAAGCTGTCACACATGGTTGACGATAAGATCCACGCTCGTTCAATTGGACCTTACAGTTTGGTTACCCAACAGCCACTTGGTGGTAAAGCACAATTTGGTGGCCAGCGGTTTGGTGAAATGGAAGTTTGGGCCCTTGAAGCTTATGGCGCGGCTTACACCTTGCAAGAAATTCTGACCTATAAGTCAGATGACGTTGTCGGGCGGGTCAAGACCTATGAAGCCATTGTCAAAGGCGAACCGATTCCAAAGCCAGGTGTACCGGAATCCTTCCGTGTGCTTGTTAAAGAATTGCAAGCCTTGGGTCTGGACATGAAGGTGCTTGGCGCGGATAAGAAAGAAATTGAATTGCGGGACATGGATGATGACGAAGACGACGTTGTTTCAGTCGATGCTTTGGCGAAGTTCGCAGCCCAGCAAGAAGAAAAGAAGGCACACGAAGCCGCAGCTCAAGCGAGCGACGCTAAGCCTGCCGATAACAGTACCGACGATAAAAAATAG
- a CDS encoding CtsR family transcriptional regulator produces the protein MQRENISDIIEAYLKTILAQEAAVEIRRAEIARRFNCVPSQINYVIKTRFTPARGYIVESKRGGGGYIRIVKVKLTDDQDLIQIMRQHIPKRLRLRDARDLIQELFDNDLISQQSGNLLLAVMNHETLGILDQGTEEHLRSRMFLAFLDRLRYER, from the coding sequence ATGCAGCGTGAGAATATTTCGGACATTATTGAGGCTTATCTAAAAACGATACTGGCACAGGAGGCCGCCGTTGAAATACGGCGAGCCGAGATTGCGCGTCGTTTTAATTGCGTTCCTTCGCAAATCAATTATGTCATTAAGACCCGGTTCACACCGGCTCGCGGCTACATTGTTGAGAGTAAACGTGGTGGCGGGGGCTACATTCGCATCGTGAAGGTCAAATTGACAGATGATCAGGATCTCATTCAAATTATGCGGCAGCACATTCCCAAGCGCTTGCGGTTACGCGATGCACGTGATTTGATTCAGGAACTGTTTGACAATGACCTTATTTCCCAGCAATCAGGTAATTTGTTGTTGGCGGTCATGAATCATGAGACTTTGGGCATTCTTGATCAAGGGACAGAAGAGCATTTACGGTCGCGCATGTTCCTTGCATTTTTGGATCGTTTGCGGTATGAAAGATAG
- a CDS encoding ATP-dependent Clp protease ATP-binding subunit: MDNLFTPSAKNVLLLAQEQAKYFHHHAVGTEHLLMALVMEKDGIAGKTLRQLGVTENDVHDEIERFTGYGTVDAAGQASDSYLPYSPKGKEILAFAGDEAKRLGALKIGTEHILLGLLREDDILAARILQNLGLSLSKTRQMVFKKMGIADTAAKRRPMARGGARQDSQGTPTLDGLARDLTQMARENRMDPVVGREKEVRRLIQILARRTKNNPVLIGEPGVGKTAIAEGFAEKIVAGKVPDDMLNKRLMMLDMGSLVAGTKYRGEFEDRLKKIIDEIYKDGNVILFIDELHTLIGAGGAEGAIDASNILKPALARGELQLIGATTLDEYQKYIEKDAALERRFATIQVDEPTEEEAEQILKGLRPRYEAHHGVTITDEALHEAVVLSSRYITTRFLPDKAIDLVDESAAKVRLDKANVETKSDKLQDELAKLVADKEDAIDHQDFETAATIRTKEADVTAKLADTPEPVNESGVRTDIKVTGADVAEVVSQWTGVPVTQLQKKESERLVNLEKILHQRVVGQDEAVSAVARAIRRARSGLKDPTRPIGSFMFLGPTGVGKTELAKALAEAMFGSEDAMIRVDMSEYMEKFSTSRLIGAAPGYVGYDEGGQLTEKVRNKPYSVVLLDEVEKAHPDVFNILLQVLDDGYLTDAKGRRVDFRNTILIMTSNIGATAIRDDKTVGFGAKDPTVDFQAMKSRMLDELKKSFRPEFLNRIDETVVFHSLNKEELHEIVKIMTKTVLSRIKDQGIDVKITPAGIDAIAAAGFDPEYGARPNRRALQMDVEDQLSELLLTGQAKTGDLIQIGAKKGKLTFTVKENKGKHKENGASKEPVKA; encoded by the coding sequence ATGGACAACTTATTTACCCCTAGTGCCAAAAATGTTTTGCTTTTAGCCCAGGAACAAGCGAAGTATTTCCATCATCATGCTGTAGGCACTGAACATTTGCTTATGGCGCTGGTTATGGAAAAAGATGGAATCGCTGGTAAGACGCTGCGTCAGTTAGGGGTCACAGAGAATGATGTCCATGACGAGATCGAGCGCTTCACAGGGTATGGAACTGTTGATGCCGCCGGTCAAGCTAGCGATAGTTATTTACCTTATTCACCTAAAGGTAAGGAAATTCTGGCGTTTGCCGGCGACGAAGCAAAGCGCTTAGGTGCTTTGAAGATCGGCACCGAGCATATTCTGCTGGGGTTGCTTCGTGAAGATGATATTTTAGCCGCGCGGATTCTCCAGAATCTGGGGCTTAGTCTTTCGAAGACGCGGCAAATGGTGTTTAAGAAAATGGGCATTGCGGACACAGCGGCCAAACGCCGGCCAATGGCGCGTGGCGGTGCTCGCCAAGATAGCCAAGGGACCCCGACACTTGATGGCCTTGCGCGGGATTTAACCCAAATGGCACGGGAAAACCGGATGGATCCGGTGGTTGGCCGCGAAAAGGAAGTTCGGCGTTTGATTCAGATTCTGGCCCGGCGCACCAAGAACAACCCTGTGTTGATTGGTGAACCAGGTGTCGGGAAAACCGCGATTGCGGAAGGCTTTGCCGAAAAGATTGTCGCGGGCAAAGTTCCGGATGACATGCTGAATAAGCGACTGATGATGCTTGATATGGGCTCACTGGTTGCTGGCACGAAGTATCGTGGTGAATTTGAAGATCGCCTGAAGAAAATCATTGATGAGATTTATAAAGATGGCAATGTCATTTTGTTCATTGATGAATTGCATACGCTAATCGGTGCGGGGGGTGCTGAAGGTGCCATTGACGCTTCCAACATTCTCAAGCCGGCTTTGGCTCGTGGCGAGTTGCAGTTGATCGGTGCGACAACCTTAGACGAATATCAGAAGTATATTGAAAAAGATGCTGCTTTGGAACGGCGGTTTGCGACCATCCAAGTCGACGAACCAACGGAAGAAGAAGCAGAACAGATTTTGAAAGGGCTGCGTCCACGGTATGAGGCGCATCATGGCGTCACGATTACTGATGAAGCTTTGCATGAAGCAGTTGTTTTGTCCTCACGTTACATTACAACGCGCTTCCTGCCTGACAAGGCGATCGACTTAGTTGACGAAAGTGCTGCCAAGGTACGATTAGATAAAGCTAATGTCGAGACCAAATCCGACAAGCTTCAGGACGAGCTGGCTAAGTTAGTCGCGGACAAAGAAGACGCGATTGATCATCAAGACTTCGAAACAGCGGCTACCATTCGCACCAAAGAGGCGGACGTTACGGCCAAACTTGCCGATACGCCGGAACCCGTGAACGAAAGTGGCGTTCGAACCGATATCAAAGTGACAGGCGCCGATGTAGCAGAAGTTGTGTCACAATGGACCGGTGTGCCGGTTACCCAGTTACAGAAGAAGGAATCCGAACGTTTGGTCAACCTGGAGAAGATTCTCCATCAACGGGTTGTTGGTCAGGATGAAGCTGTTTCCGCAGTTGCACGGGCCATCCGCCGGGCACGTTCTGGATTGAAAGATCCTACCCGCCCAATTGGTTCCTTCATGTTCCTTGGGCCAACCGGTGTCGGGAAAACCGAGCTGGCGAAAGCCCTAGCTGAAGCGATGTTTGGATCAGAGGATGCCATGATTCGGGTTGACATGTCCGAATACATGGAGAAATTCAGCACCAGTCGTCTGATTGGCGCGGCACCAGGTTATGTCGGTTACGATGAAGGCGGCCAGTTGACGGAAAAGGTTCGCAACAAGCCATATTCCGTTGTGCTGCTGGATGAAGTCGAAAAGGCGCATCCGGATGTCTTTAACATTTTGCTTCAAGTCTTGGATGATGGCTATTTGACCGATGCGAAGGGTCGCCGGGTTGATTTCCGTAATACGATTTTGATCATGACCAGTAACATCGGGGCAACTGCCATTCGCGATGATAAAACGGTTGGGTTTGGCGCCAAAGATCCAACCGTAGACTTCCAAGCCATGAAGAGTCGGATGTTAGATGAATTGAAGAAGAGTTTCCGTCCTGAGTTCCTGAACCGAATTGATGAAACGGTTGTCTTCCACAGCCTGAACAAGGAAGAACTGCATGAGATCGTCAAGATCATGACCAAGACCGTGCTCAGTCGCATTAAGGATCAGGGAATCGATGTCAAAATTACGCCAGCAGGCATCGATGCCATCGCGGCTGCCGGATTCGATCCTGAATACGGGGCACGTCCGAACCGACGGGCTTTGCAAATGGATGTTGAAGATCAACTGAGCGAACTTTTGTTGACAGGCCAAGCGAAGACTGGTGATTTGATCCAGATCGGTGCCAAAAAAGGCAAGCTAACGTTTACTGTCAAGGAAAACAAAGGCAAGCATAAAGAAAACGGTGCTTCGAAGGAACCGGTTAAGGCGTAA